A section of the Streptomyces xinghaiensis S187 genome encodes:
- the aroC gene encoding chorismate synthase — MSRLRWLTAGESHGPALVATLEGLPAGVPVTTDMVADALARRRLGYGRGARMKFERDEVTFLGGVRHGLTLGSPVAIMVGNTEWPKWEQVMAADPVDPAVLAELARNAPLTRPRPGHADLAGMQKYGFDEARPILERASARETAARVALGAVARSYLKETAGIEIVSHVVELAAAKAPYGVLPKPSDVERLDADPVRCLDPEASEAMVAEIDQAHKDGDTLGGVVEVLAYGVPVGLGSHVHWDRRLDARLAGALMGIQAIKGVEVGDGFDLARVPGSQAHDEIVSTEEGIRRTSGRSGGTEGGLSTGELLRVRAAMKPIATVPRALATVDVATGEATRAHHQRSDVCAVPAAGIVAEAMVALVLADAVAEKFGGDSVPETRRNVRSFLDALAIR; from the coding sequence TTGAGCAGGTTGCGCTGGCTGACCGCGGGGGAGTCGCACGGCCCCGCACTGGTCGCGACGCTGGAAGGGCTGCCCGCGGGCGTGCCCGTCACCACGGACATGGTGGCGGACGCCCTGGCCCGGCGGCGGCTCGGCTACGGCCGGGGCGCCCGGATGAAGTTCGAGCGGGACGAGGTGACCTTCCTCGGCGGCGTCCGGCACGGACTGACCCTCGGCTCCCCGGTCGCGATCATGGTGGGCAACACCGAGTGGCCGAAGTGGGAACAGGTCATGGCCGCCGACCCGGTGGACCCGGCCGTCCTCGCCGAACTGGCCCGCAATGCCCCGCTGACCCGCCCCCGCCCCGGCCACGCCGACCTCGCGGGGATGCAGAAGTACGGCTTCGACGAGGCCCGGCCGATCCTGGAGCGCGCCTCCGCCCGGGAGACCGCCGCCCGCGTGGCGCTCGGCGCCGTCGCCCGCTCCTACCTCAAGGAGACGGCCGGCATCGAGATCGTCTCCCATGTGGTCGAACTGGCCGCCGCCAAGGCCCCGTACGGAGTGCTGCCCAAGCCGTCCGACGTGGAGCGGCTGGACGCCGACCCGGTGCGCTGCCTCGACCCGGAGGCGAGCGAGGCGATGGTCGCCGAGATCGACCAGGCCCACAAGGACGGCGACACCCTCGGCGGCGTCGTCGAGGTGCTGGCCTACGGCGTCCCGGTCGGCCTCGGCTCGCACGTCCACTGGGACCGCCGGCTGGACGCCCGCCTCGCCGGAGCCCTGATGGGCATTCAGGCCATCAAGGGCGTGGAGGTCGGCGACGGCTTCGACCTCGCCCGGGTGCCCGGCTCGCAGGCCCATGACGAGATCGTCTCCACCGAGGAGGGCATCCGCCGCACCTCCGGCCGCTCCGGCGGCACCGAGGGCGGGCTCTCCACCGGCGAACTGCTGCGCGTACGGGCCGCGATGAAGCCCATCGCGACCGTGCCGCGCGCCCTGGCCACCGTCGACGTCGCCACCGGCGAGGCCACCAGGGCCCACCACCAGCGCTCCGACGTCTGCGCCGTGCCCGCGGCGGGCATCGTGGCCGAGGCCATGGTCGCGCTCGTCCTGGCGGACGCGGTGGCGGAGAAGTTCGGCGGCGACAGCGTGCCCGAGACCCGGCGCAACGTCCGCTCCTTCCTCGACGCCCTGGCCATCCGGTGA
- a CDS encoding shikimate kinase: MTGTGTHRDGGPGPVAVLIGPPGSGKSTVGALLAERLGTGYRDTDSDIERIAGKPIPEIFFEDGEPRFRALERQAVRDAVAEHPGVLSLGGGAIMDEETRKLLTGLPVVFLDVGLADAVKRVGLDAPRPLLAVNPRQQWRALMEQRRPLYTEAARAVVTTDGRSPEDVAEAVLDALELRQA; the protein is encoded by the coding sequence GTGACGGGGACGGGCACGCACCGGGACGGCGGCCCCGGCCCCGTCGCCGTGCTGATCGGCCCGCCCGGCTCCGGCAAGTCCACCGTCGGCGCGCTCCTCGCCGAACGGCTCGGCACCGGCTACCGGGACACCGACAGCGACATCGAGCGGATCGCGGGCAAGCCGATCCCCGAGATCTTCTTCGAGGACGGCGAACCGCGCTTCCGCGCCCTGGAACGGCAGGCCGTCCGGGACGCCGTCGCGGAGCACCCCGGCGTGCTCTCCCTCGGCGGCGGCGCGATCATGGACGAGGAGACGAGGAAGCTGCTGACCGGGCTGCCGGTCGTCTTCCTCGACGTCGGCCTCGCGGACGCCGTGAAGCGCGTCGGCCTCGACGCCCCGCGCCCGCTGCTGGCCGTCAACCCCCGCCAGCAGTGGCGCGCCCTGATGGAGCAGCGCCGCCCGCTGTACACGGAGGCCGCCCGCGCCGTCGTGACCACCGACGGACGCAGCCCGGAGGACGTCGCCGAGGCGGTCCTCGACGCACTCGAACTGAGGCAGGCATGA